A region of Rhizorhabdus wittichii RW1 DNA encodes the following proteins:
- a CDS encoding PepSY-associated TM helix domain protein (PFAM: PepSY-associated TM helix domain protein) — MGLTGAILVHRDAWIGLPHASDARVADGAALAAATARLMADPAARPQSILYASDGFGLLRLSYAKGAGAYADQAGDIVSRWDSQWERPELWLFDLHHHLFAGDAGEVVIGIAALCGLFFVISGVVLWWRTRRTFEWRLWPRRMSRPAIVRHHRDLGIVMAPLLALSLYTGAVMIFRPVAVVALGPGTSAAVERAMKPPKPIGVPLSDAIDWAAIIRAAHARFPDAELRLLSLPRKDSGLIAVRMRQPEEWLPNGRTMLWFAADSGRLVAARDARGFDRQARGYNMIYPIHAAKVGGLGWRIVITLSGLALALLGSLAVWSFWFRRPKRRL; from the coding sequence TTGGGGCTGACCGGCGCGATCCTCGTCCATCGCGACGCCTGGATCGGCCTGCCGCACGCATCGGACGCCCGGGTGGCCGACGGGGCGGCGCTCGCCGCCGCGACCGCGCGGCTGATGGCCGATCCGGCGGCGCGGCCGCAGAGCATCCTCTATGCCAGCGACGGCTTCGGCCTGCTGCGCCTCTCCTATGCCAAGGGGGCGGGCGCCTATGCCGATCAGGCGGGCGACATCGTCAGCCGCTGGGACAGCCAGTGGGAACGGCCCGAGCTGTGGCTGTTCGATCTCCACCACCATCTCTTCGCCGGCGACGCGGGCGAGGTGGTGATCGGCATCGCCGCGCTGTGCGGGCTGTTCTTCGTGATCTCGGGCGTGGTCCTGTGGTGGCGGACCCGCAGGACCTTCGAATGGCGGCTATGGCCGCGCCGGATGAGCCGCCCGGCGATCGTCCGCCACCATCGCGACCTCGGCATCGTCATGGCGCCGCTGCTGGCGCTGTCGCTCTACACCGGCGCGGTGATGATCTTCCGGCCGGTCGCCGTCGTGGCGCTCGGCCCCGGCACGTCCGCCGCGGTCGAACGGGCGATGAAGCCGCCGAAGCCGATCGGCGTGCCGCTGTCCGACGCCATCGACTGGGCCGCGATCATCCGCGCCGCGCATGCCCGCTTCCCCGATGCCGAGCTGCGGCTGCTCAGCCTGCCGCGCAAGGACAGCGGGCTGATCGCGGTGCGGATGCGCCAGCCCGAGGAATGGCTGCCCAACGGCCGGACGATGCTGTGGTTCGCGGCCGACAGCGGACGGCTGGTCGCCGCGCGCGACGCCCGCGGCTTCGACCGGCAGGCGCGCGGCTACAACATGATCTATCCGATCCACGCGGCGAAGGTCGGCGGCCTCGGCTGGCGGATCGTCATCACCCTGTCGGGGCTGGCGCTCGCGCTGCTCGGCAGCCTCGCGGTGTGGAGCTTCTGGTTCCGGCGGCCGAAGCGTCGCCTATAG
- a CDS encoding alkyl hydroperoxide reductase/ Thiol specific antioxidant/ Mal allergen (PFAM: alkyl hydroperoxide reductase/ Thiol specific antioxidant/ Mal allergen; Redoxin domain protein): MLKEGDKAPDVTLDLPDGSKTSVAEQAGKILVLYFYPKDDTPGCTTEAQGFTALADDFAKAGATIIGVSKDSAARHQKFIDKYGLKIRLASDGDGSVCEAFGTWIEKSLYGRQYMGIDRATFLIGKDGTIARIWRKVKVKGHAEDVLAVAKTL; the protein is encoded by the coding sequence ATGCTCAAGGAAGGCGACAAGGCCCCCGATGTGACGCTCGACCTGCCCGACGGCAGCAAGACGAGCGTCGCCGAACAGGCGGGCAAGATCCTCGTCCTCTATTTCTATCCGAAGGACGACACGCCGGGCTGCACGACCGAGGCGCAGGGGTTCACCGCGCTGGCCGACGATTTCGCCAAGGCGGGCGCGACGATCATCGGCGTGTCGAAGGACAGCGCCGCGCGCCACCAGAAGTTCATCGACAAATATGGCCTCAAGATCCGCCTCGCCTCCGATGGCGACGGCAGCGTCTGCGAGGCGTTCGGCACCTGGATCGAGAAGTCGCTCTATGGCCGCCAATATATGGGCATCGACCGGGCGACCTTCCTGATCGGCAAGGACGGCACCATCGCGCGCATCTGGCGCAAGGTGAAGGTCAAGGGCCATGCCGAGGACGTGCTGGCCGTCGCGAAGACGCTATAG
- a CDS encoding glutamate-ammonia ligase adenylyltransferase (PFAM: glutamate-ammonia ligase adenylyltransferase) — MRHEPALRVPALPDAGSGPGSARLLADLERHCLDLRTRPGAARIDPLFARFDDFAIRAAALVDDLSCPAGPQPPLRRAFRQAHADLGKAFDEIERLLALPARLGIAAARFSDEMLAATALMALLAPLRTDADRLLATLSREVRALLHPGIADPIEAQLADAGCVDPPGAARRLRGWRADPADRDALDALLPGLVAMLGPSRDPDGMLATLETIVARRPADIALSASLRSLVELLGDAPGLSSSLIAQPALIRRLIDGSASAPLPPPADLDAEFGHLIGLDDRQAGPPRIARAIEAHRFDLGLRLIERTADPLDIAAAHARLAEAALRAIADDALARMREDHGVVPGSDLVILALGRFGGGALTSRDALDLAYLFTGDRQASSDGRAPIAAEAYYDRVAERISAAMGPLCSVEHFEARSLDPVALARARFVYGPDTARRAAAAMRRGLGEPLDIARRRPAAGPYDVERVRGGLAELDLAVRLNQIAGLADIDPNLRTAIGAQVRAGLLDPAAAGAHATLVRLLVALDLLAPDGGEPAPEQRPTIARLCGHDHWDGLEADYGAARVIVQESRQAAVARTMATNG; from the coding sequence ATGAGGCACGAACCCGCCCTCCGGGTTCCGGCCCTCCCCGATGCCGGCTCTGGCCCCGGCTCCGCCCGCCTGCTGGCGGACCTCGAGCGGCATTGCCTCGACCTGCGGACCCGGCCCGGCGCAGCCCGTATCGACCCGCTGTTCGCGCGGTTCGACGACTTCGCGATCCGCGCCGCCGCGCTGGTCGACGACCTCTCTTGTCCCGCCGGCCCGCAGCCACCGCTTCGCCGCGCCTTCCGTCAGGCCCATGCCGACCTGGGCAAGGCCTTCGACGAGATCGAAAGATTGCTGGCGCTTCCGGCGCGGCTCGGCATCGCGGCCGCCCGCTTCAGCGACGAGATGCTGGCCGCCACCGCGCTGATGGCGCTGCTGGCGCCGCTCCGCACCGATGCCGATCGCCTCCTCGCCACGCTATCGCGCGAGGTCCGCGCGCTGCTCCATCCGGGGATAGCCGATCCGATCGAGGCGCAACTGGCCGATGCGGGCTGCGTCGATCCGCCCGGCGCGGCGCGGCGTCTGCGCGGCTGGCGCGCCGATCCGGCCGACCGCGACGCGCTCGACGCGCTGCTGCCCGGCCTGGTCGCGATGCTCGGCCCATCCCGGGACCCCGATGGGATGCTGGCGACGCTCGAGACGATCGTCGCCCGGCGACCCGCCGACATCGCCCTCTCCGCGTCGCTCCGCTCGCTGGTCGAGCTGCTCGGCGATGCGCCGGGCCTGTCGTCTTCCCTGATCGCCCAGCCGGCGCTGATCCGCCGGCTGATCGACGGCAGCGCCTCCGCGCCGCTGCCCCCGCCTGCCGATCTCGATGCCGAGTTCGGCCATTTGATCGGTCTCGACGACCGGCAGGCGGGACCCCCGCGGATCGCCCGGGCGATCGAGGCGCATCGCTTCGATCTGGGGCTGCGGCTGATCGAGCGGACGGCCGATCCGCTCGACATCGCCGCGGCCCATGCCCGCCTCGCCGAGGCGGCGCTGCGCGCGATCGCCGACGACGCGCTGGCGCGGATGCGCGAGGATCATGGCGTCGTGCCGGGATCGGACCTCGTCATCCTCGCCCTCGGCCGGTTCGGTGGCGGCGCGCTGACCAGCCGGGACGCGCTGGACCTCGCCTATCTGTTCACCGGCGACCGCCAGGCGTCGAGCGACGGCCGCGCGCCGATCGCCGCCGAGGCCTATTATGACCGGGTGGCGGAACGGATCAGCGCCGCCATGGGGCCGCTCTGCTCGGTCGAGCATTTCGAAGCGCGCTCGCTGGACCCCGTCGCGCTGGCGCGCGCACGGTTCGTCTACGGCCCGGACACGGCCCGCCGGGCGGCGGCGGCCATGCGGCGCGGGCTGGGCGAACCGCTCGACATCGCGCGCCGCAGGCCGGCGGCCGGTCCCTATGACGTCGAACGGGTGCGCGGCGGACTGGCCGAGCTCGACCTCGCGGTCCGGCTCAACCAGATCGCCGGCCTTGCCGACATCGATCCGAACCTGCGCACGGCGATCGGCGCGCAGGTTCGGGCGGGGCTGCTCGATCCGGCGGCGGCCGGCGCGCATGCGACGCTGGTCCGGCTGCTGGTGGCGCTCGACCTGCTGGCGCCGGACGGCGGGGAGCCCGCACCCGAGCAGCGGCCGACCATCGCCCGCTTGTGCGGCCATGACCATTGGGACGGGCTGGAGGCCGATTACGGCGCGGCGCGGGTGATCGTGCAGGAAAGCCGCCAGGCGGCCGTCGCGCGGACGATGGCGACGAACGGTTGA